One part of the Tenacibaculum sp. 190130A14a genome encodes these proteins:
- a CDS encoding GNAT family N-acetyltransferase, with amino-acid sequence MIRAFTKEDKESLLKLLDLNTPQYFDSSEKEDFIDYLENQTEDYFVVIEQNQIIGCGGINYFNNQKEARISWDMIHPEFHGKGVGKKLMNHRLHVINNHKNIDHIVVRTSQFVHLFYEKMGFKLQRIEKDFWAKGIDMYFMTKENSI; translated from the coding sequence ATGATTAGGGCTTTTACCAAAGAAGACAAAGAATCTTTGTTGAAGTTATTAGACTTAAACACTCCTCAATATTTCGACTCTTCTGAAAAAGAAGATTTTATCGACTATTTAGAAAATCAAACCGAAGATTATTTTGTTGTTATCGAGCAAAATCAAATTATAGGCTGCGGTGGTATTAATTATTTTAATAACCAGAAAGAAGCTCGAATTTCTTGGGACATGATTCACCCTGAGTTTCATGGAAAAGGAGTAGGTAAAAAATTAATGAATCATAGACTTCATGTAATTAACAACCATAAAAACATTGACCATATTGTTGTAAGAACTTCCCAATTTGTTCATCTTTTTTATGAAAAAATGGGATTTAAACTTCAACGTATTGAAAAAGATTTTTGGGCAAAGGGAATCGACATGTATTTTATGACTAAAGAAAATAGCATCTAA
- a CDS encoding GYDIA family GHMP kinase produces the protein MKKLYSNGKLLLTGEYVVLDGATSLALPTKFGQDLTIEPIKEPQLIWGSFTHTGECWFEASFDLPKLRLTSATFNSNIEGSTEFIAETLQCLLQEARLLNTSFLNERQGYIVKTNLDFPRDWGLGSSSTLINNIATWAEVNPFTLLWNAFSGSGYDIACAKYNTPIFYQLNDKKPIIEEISFLPNFTQELFFVHLNQKQNSREGIAQYRQNKKDITQEINDISVLSKEFIQSSSINDFNKLIIEHERIISSIIKLTPVKKELFADYFGEVKSLGAWGGDFVLVTGNEDTPDYFKQKGFETIIPYSKMIL, from the coding sequence TTGAAAAAGCTTTACAGTAACGGAAAATTATTATTAACTGGAGAATATGTAGTTTTAGATGGTGCAACATCTTTAGCACTACCTACTAAGTTTGGTCAAGACTTAACCATCGAACCAATTAAAGAACCTCAGCTTATTTGGGGTAGTTTTACACATACCGGTGAATGTTGGTTTGAAGCTAGTTTTGATTTACCTAAACTTCGTTTAACCTCTGCTACTTTTAACTCAAACATTGAAGGAAGCACTGAATTTATAGCAGAAACATTACAATGTTTATTACAAGAAGCTAGACTATTAAACACATCATTTTTAAATGAGCGTCAGGGTTATATTGTAAAAACTAATTTAGATTTCCCTAGAGATTGGGGATTGGGTAGTTCTTCTACTTTAATCAATAATATTGCTACATGGGCAGAAGTGAATCCGTTTACACTTTTATGGAATGCTTTTTCTGGAAGTGGATATGATATTGCCTGTGCAAAATACAATACTCCTATTTTTTATCAATTAAACGATAAAAAACCAATTATTGAAGAAATATCTTTTTTACCGAACTTTACTCAGGAATTGTTTTTTGTTCACTTAAACCAAAAACAAAACAGTAGAGAAGGCATTGCTCAGTATAGACAAAACAAAAAAGACATTACTCAAGAAATCAACGATATTTCTGTTTTATCAAAGGAGTTCATTCAATCTTCTTCTATAAATGATTTCAATAAATTAATTATTGAACACGAAAGAATTATTAGTTCTATTATTAAATTGACTCCAGTAAAAAAGGAATTGTTCGCAGATTATTTTGGAGAAGTTAAAAGTTTAGGAGCTTGGGGTGGTGACTTCGTTCTAGTTACTGGAAATGAAGACACTCCTGATTATTTCAAACAAAAAGGATTTGAGACTATCATTCCGTATTCAAAAATGATTTTATAA
- a CDS encoding hydroxymethylglutaryl-CoA reductase, degradative: MSKIISGFSKLTKEEKIDWLAKTYFDNQPEIIQTLKQYWNVDASLQQLHDDFIENTITNFYMPYGIAPNFVINGRDYVIPMVVEESSVVAAASLVAKYWSTRGGFKTEVIATTKIGQVHFMYSGDKEDLITYFNQQKTELYAATASITKNMEKRGGGILDIELIDKTDKLANYYQLHVTFETKDSMGANFINSCLEAMAKQFQKEDIEIVMSILSNYVPECLVRAEVSCKIEELGGENPEKFAQKFAQAVQIAEIEPYRAVTHNKGIMNGIDAVVLATGNDFRAIEAGAHAYASKDGHYKSLTHCEVKDGIFRFWIEIPLALGTVGGLTALHPMAKLSLDMMGRPSARTLMQIMAAAGLAQNFAALRALTTKGIQHGHMKMHLQNILNQYNATSEEKELITKYFENRTVSHSAVVEKIKSLRKPEVNWVNFLNKEELSKKLMSLQADEHPLFGKMNGQQMIEHLGFLLKISNGKVVLEEFVSEEKSTRRKPFLDTENEIQVGFKAPMLSEEPYPVKFDTIQESINDLFSQIDRFESFFKENPNKAIVHPFFGELDYEYWKKFHVKHFTHHFKQFGLV, encoded by the coding sequence ATGTCGAAAATTATTTCAGGATTTTCAAAACTTACCAAAGAAGAAAAAATTGATTGGTTAGCTAAAACCTACTTTGATAATCAACCAGAAATTATACAAACGTTAAAACAATATTGGAATGTAGATGCTTCTTTACAGCAATTACATGATGATTTTATCGAAAATACCATTACTAATTTTTATATGCCTTATGGTATTGCACCAAACTTTGTAATTAATGGTCGAGATTATGTAATTCCAATGGTTGTTGAAGAAAGTTCTGTGGTTGCGGCTGCTTCATTAGTTGCTAAATACTGGAGTACTCGTGGTGGTTTTAAAACTGAAGTGATTGCTACGACAAAGATTGGTCAAGTACATTTTATGTACTCTGGAGATAAAGAAGATTTAATTACTTATTTCAATCAACAAAAAACAGAATTATACGCAGCAACGGCTTCCATTACTAAAAACATGGAAAAACGTGGTGGTGGAATTTTAGATATTGAATTAATAGATAAAACAGATAAACTTGCTAACTACTATCAGTTACACGTTACTTTTGAAACTAAAGATTCTATGGGTGCGAATTTTATCAATTCGTGTTTAGAAGCAATGGCTAAACAATTTCAAAAAGAAGACATTGAAATTGTTATGAGTATTTTATCAAACTATGTTCCTGAATGTTTAGTAAGAGCTGAAGTAAGTTGTAAAATTGAAGAATTGGGTGGTGAAAACCCAGAAAAGTTTGCTCAAAAATTCGCTCAAGCTGTTCAAATTGCAGAAATAGAACCTTACCGAGCAGTTACTCATAATAAAGGTATTATGAACGGTATCGATGCAGTAGTATTAGCTACCGGAAACGATTTTAGAGCCATTGAAGCTGGAGCACATGCTTATGCTTCAAAAGATGGACATTATAAAAGTTTAACGCATTGCGAGGTCAAAGATGGAATTTTTAGATTCTGGATTGAAATTCCATTGGCTTTAGGAACTGTTGGTGGATTAACTGCTTTACATCCTATGGCTAAATTATCATTAGATATGATGGGCCGCCCGTCTGCAAGAACCTTAATGCAAATTATGGCTGCCGCAGGATTGGCTCAAAACTTTGCTGCTTTACGTGCCTTAACAACAAAAGGAATTCAGCATGGACATATGAAAATGCACTTGCAAAATATATTAAATCAATACAACGCTACTTCAGAAGAAAAAGAACTTATTACAAAGTACTTTGAAAACAGAACTGTTTCGCATAGCGCAGTAGTTGAAAAAATAAAATCTTTACGAAAACCCGAAGTAAATTGGGTTAACTTTTTAAATAAAGAAGAGCTTTCAAAAAAACTAATGAGTTTACAAGCAGATGAGCATCCATTATTTGGAAAAATGAATGGACAGCAAATGATTGAACACTTAGGTTTCTTGTTAAAAATATCTAATGGAAAGGTTGTTCTTGAAGAGTTTGTTAGTGAAGAAAAATCAACCAGAAGAAAGCCTTTTTTAGATACTGAAAATGAAATTCAAGTTGGTTTTAAGGCTCCTATGTTATCTGAAGAACCTTACCCTGTTAAATTTGATACAATTCAGGAGTCTATCAATGATTTATTTTCGCAAATAGATAGGTTTGAAAGCTTCTTTAAAGAAAACCCTAATAAAGCTATTGTACATCCTTTCTTTGGAGAGTTAGATTATGAATACTGGAAGAAATTTCATGTAAAACATTTTACACATCATTTTAAACAATTCGGATTAGTATAA
- a CDS encoding S9 family peptidase, producing the protein MKKLIIFFLGLTSLLQAQKKDITLQDIWKKGTFRADYMNSLNSMNGNFYSLLNYSNTGSTVDKYNYETLEKVATIVNSEDLNGLAYFESYDFNNDESKLILGTKFKPIFRRSFLGTYYLYDIETKSLKLIGEDIQRPTFSPDSKKVAYAKDNNLFIRDFSDNTLVKVTTDGEKNKIINGITDWVYEEEFGFVRAFEWSADSKNLAFLRFDESKVKTFSMDVFGKGKYPSQHVFKYPKAGEDNAKVTLYMYSLESNNTARIVFGEYEYIPRINWTKDANVLAVRTLNRHQNDLKMYFVDAKTYRSTLVLNETDKAYVDVTDDLTFLDDNSFIWTSEKDGYNHIYHYDNKGTLINQVTKGNWDVTSYYGYNASKNTIYYQSVENGSINRGVYSISLKGENKKLLSEASGTNGASFSNNKNFFINTFSDANTPPVYTLRNADGKVLKTIKDNAALKEAIAGFNLSKKEFSTITVNGEELNMYTIKPANFDSSKKYPVLMYQYSGPGSQQVANRWNGSNDYWHQMLAQDGYIIVCVDGRGTGYKGRDFKKVTYMNLVKHETEDQIAVAKKLAELPYVDAKRIGIWGWSFGGHMSTNCLLKGNDVFSTAIAVAPVTTWRFYDTIYTERYMRTPEENPSGYDENSPLNYPELLKGKYLLIHGTGDDNVHVQNAYRMAEALIQANKQFEWGMYPDKNHGIYGGNTRLHLYTKMTNFIKNNL; encoded by the coding sequence ATGAAGAAATTAATCATCTTTTTTTTAGGACTGACTTCACTATTACAAGCACAAAAAAAAGACATTACTCTACAGGATATTTGGAAAAAGGGCACATTTAGAGCCGATTATATGAATTCATTGAATTCAATGAATGGAAATTTCTACTCACTTTTAAATTATAGCAATACGGGTTCTACCGTAGATAAATACAATTATGAAACTTTAGAAAAAGTAGCAACAATTGTAAATAGCGAAGATTTAAATGGCTTAGCATACTTTGAATCTTATGATTTTAATAATGATGAAAGTAAATTAATCTTAGGAACCAAGTTTAAACCAATCTTTCGTCGTTCGTTTTTAGGAACGTATTATTTGTATGATATCGAAACAAAATCATTAAAACTGATTGGAGAAGATATTCAGCGTCCTACGTTTTCACCAGATAGTAAAAAAGTAGCGTATGCTAAGGATAACAACTTATTTATTAGAGATTTTTCTGATAATACTCTAGTAAAGGTAACTACCGATGGTGAAAAGAATAAAATTATCAACGGTATTACTGATTGGGTGTATGAAGAAGAATTTGGATTTGTAAGAGCATTTGAATGGAGTGCAGATAGTAAGAATTTAGCATTTTTACGATTTGATGAGAGTAAAGTGAAGACATTTTCAATGGATGTTTTTGGAAAAGGGAAATACCCATCACAACATGTTTTTAAATATCCAAAAGCAGGAGAAGATAACGCAAAGGTTACCTTATATATGTATTCATTAGAATCGAATAATACCGCAAGAATCGTTTTTGGAGAGTATGAATACATTCCTAGAATTAACTGGACAAAAGACGCAAATGTGTTGGCAGTTCGTACATTGAATCGTCATCAGAATGATTTAAAAATGTACTTTGTTGATGCGAAAACATACAGAAGTACTCTAGTGTTAAATGAAACTGATAAGGCTTATGTAGACGTTACCGATGATTTAACGTTCTTAGATGACAATAGTTTTATTTGGACAAGTGAAAAAGACGGATATAATCATATTTATCACTATGATAATAAAGGAACATTAATTAATCAAGTTACCAAAGGAAACTGGGATGTTACTTCTTATTATGGTTATAATGCCTCGAAGAATACTATTTATTACCAATCAGTAGAAAACGGTTCTATTAATAGAGGAGTATATAGTATTTCTTTAAAAGGGGAAAATAAAAAATTATTAAGTGAAGCATCAGGTACTAACGGAGCTTCTTTTAGTAACAATAAAAATTTCTTTATCAATACATTTTCTGATGCAAATACACCACCAGTGTATACATTAAGAAATGCAGATGGTAAAGTGTTGAAGACAATCAAAGATAATGCAGCTTTAAAGGAAGCTATTGCAGGGTTTAATTTGAGTAAAAAAGAATTTTCTACCATTACTGTCAATGGAGAAGAGTTAAACATGTATACGATTAAGCCTGCTAATTTTGATTCATCAAAAAAATACCCAGTATTAATGTATCAATATTCAGGGCCAGGATCTCAGCAAGTAGCAAACAGATGGAATGGGTCTAATGATTATTGGCACCAAATGTTAGCACAAGATGGATATATCATTGTTTGTGTAGATGGAAGAGGAACAGGATATAAAGGACGTGACTTTAAAAAAGTAACGTACATGAACTTGGTAAAGCACGAGACAGAAGATCAAATTGCAGTAGCAAAGAAGTTGGCAGAATTACCATATGTAGATGCTAAAAGAATTGGAATTTGGGGTTGGTCTTTTGGTGGTCATATGAGTACCAATTGTTTGTTAAAAGGAAATGATGTGTTTTCTACTGCAATCGCAGTAGCTCCTGTAACTACATGGAGATTTTATGACACTATTTATACAGAGCGTTATATGCGTACACCAGAAGAAAATCCTTCTGGATACGATGAAAATTCACCATTAAATTACCCAGAATTATTAAAAGGAAAGTACCTTTTAATTCATGGTACAGGAGATGATAATGTGCACGTACAAAATGCATATCGAATGGCAGAAGCTTTAATTCAAGCAAATAAGCAATTCGAATGGGGAATGTACCCAGATAAGAATCACGGAATTTACGGTGGAAATACACGTTTACACTTGTATACAAAAATGACAAACTTTATTAAAAACAACTTATAA